In Trichoderma asperellum chromosome 1, complete sequence, a single window of DNA contains:
- a CDS encoding uncharacterized protein (EggNog:ENOG41), with protein MSQIRAFIVYVHGCPGFLNAAICVELSQLIDHSRVIKMGANPNNRTLRARLSSSSMSIDRETLLYLRSVLADTLRDSNQATRRSWIFSDFRGATSTHNTLPVEDYENAADKVDLPFIHVILRCNSRKLRSLSVVGESLRNVNAVDFAVFESIRKREEIRATGKANELELDISDLDQAEAAGKIFERIPKILELYE; from the coding sequence ATGTCGCAGATCCGGGCTTTCATTGTCTACGTCCACGGATGCCCAGGCTTCCTCAACGCCGCGATATGCGTCGAGCTGAGCCAGCTCATCGACCACTCACGAGTCATAAAAATGGGCGCCAATCCAAACAATCGCACCCTTAGGGCTAGGCTcagctcttcatccatgTCCATTGATAGGGAGACACTGTTGTATCTGCGCTCTGTCCTAGCCGATACGCTCCGAGACTCGAATCAAGCAACGCGCCGCTCATGGATCTTTTCAGACTTCCGAGGCGCAACGAGCACTCACAACACTTTGCCTGTCGAAGATTACGAGAATGCCGCTGACAAGGTGGATTTGCCATTCATTCACGTCATTCTGCGCTGCAATTCGCGGAAATTGAGAAGCCTATCCGTAGTTGGGGAGAGTCTCCGGAACGTCAATGCCGTTGACTTTGCAGTTTTCGAGTCGATccgaaagagagaggagattCGGGCAACGGGAAAGGCGAATGAGCTAGAGCTGGATATTTCGGATTTAGATCAAGCAGAGGCGGCAGGGAAAATATTCGAGCGAATACCCAAGATATTGGAATTGTATGAGTAG